A window of Juglans regia cultivar Chandler chromosome 7, Walnut 2.0, whole genome shotgun sequence contains these coding sequences:
- the LOC108997151 gene encoding probable acetyltransferase NATA1-like — protein MAAAAPPPAPVPAPTTLPNPTPTGHPLFARVRLADPSDVPHIHKLIHQLAVFENLTHLFSATEDSLSSTFFTSPPFHSFTIFVLEVSPNPFLPTLLHPPSDPLFSPITRTLILDLPIDDPEKETFRSVNSDGFDVVIAGFVLFFPNYSTFLGKPGFYVEDLFVRDCYRSKGLGKMLLSAVAAQAVKMGYGRVEWVVLDWNVKAIKFYEEMGAKVLEEWRICRLTGEALQAYGNAAN, from the coding sequence ATGGCCGCCGCCGCTCCTCCACCTGCACCAGTCCCAGCGCCCACAACACTGCCGAACCCGACCCCAACAGGACACCCACTCTTCGCCCGTGTCCGCTTGGCCGACCCATCTGACGTCCCCCACATCCACAAGCTCATCCACCAGTTGGCCGTCTTCGAGAACCTCACCCACCTCTTCTCCGCCACCGAAGACTCTCTTTCCTCCACCTTCTTTACCTCCCCTCCCTTCCACTCCTTCACCATCTTCGTCCTCGAGGTCTCCCCGAACCCATTCCTACCcactcttcttcatcctccttcagatcctctcttctctcctatTACACGGACgctcatcctcgacctccccATCGATGACCCAGAAAAGGAAACCTTCCGATCCGTCAACAGCGACGGCTTTGACGTTGTGATTGCTGGCTTCGTTTTGTTTTTCCCCAACTACTCTACTTTCCTGGGGAAACCCGGGTTCTATGTAGAGGACTTGTTTGTGAGGGATTGCTATAGAAGTAAGGGACTTGGGAAAATGCTGCTCTCGGCTGTGGCAGCACAGGCGGTGAAGATGGGGTACGGGAGAGTGGAGTGGGTGGTTCTGGACTGGAATGTGAAGGCTATCAAGTTCTATGAGGAAATGGGTGCGAAGGTCTTGGAGGAGTGGAGGATTTGCAGGCTTACTGGTGAGGCACTCCAAGCCTATGGAAATGCTgctaattaa